One Qiania dongpingensis genomic window carries:
- a CDS encoding ATP-binding protein translates to MSVFTKESQINGHADAAVIVVRKEDNRILFCSEAAKSLVPEAGAGKLYGGLFGKDVETHTASIEWGEEKTPAYVVTAVPGKKGVMKDRQMVMDMTMDALLGKAFDEIVYMNLTRDKIVMVRESGMYEAARQQSREGFEKEFLRTLHSDDRDGFARHFGRENLIREFSAEDAGPVYREGRRIGKDGQYHWISMQALPMTEDESGDRMTVFLLSTIDKRKTLEQETRMMTNSMVSLFGELLLVDMKTGKFIARKSDEAMNSLEEQEDFAQFNRMYGERLVHPDNRKKFFEMFTIPNMRKQIEEGKRQLNMELRRRNSEGEYRWCELIGIVMDNDLSGDYKVFLTFRDIDELRKAQREKKNADTRFVAAVNSFYDTIYEAELNSGYFRFWKQTDDILYDKRASVNLEKHVEWCINTKIHPDYKAAYKEKLDIPSIKKAFECGEKKELSLEVPELCADGKYRWFSVQVQLLYRDEDEIRIMVYVKNIDDARKEEERKNEELREALNLANQASVAKSEFLSRMSHDIRSPMNAILGMTAIAAENLEKPDKIADCLEKIGVSAKFLLSLINDVLDMSRIENGKMELDLKPFDLNGLLEQLTVICEEQSKRKEQEFTVEVSPDVGRRYMGDSLRIQQVLMNLLGNSMKYTKERGHISLRIDRASAEAGREKLVFCVKDDGIGMSKEFRERLFEPFEQEHLEGGRVFEGSGLGLSITQNLVRLMNGQISVESEKDKGSCFIVTVPLERMEDETGEMPARKNRPEPEAKVDFSGKRVLLVEDNELNMEIAKSLLEMKNLLVESAWNGAEAVSVFEHAQPGYFHAVLMDIRMPVMSGLEAASRIRSLDRADAQTIPIIAMTANAFWQEAKKAEEAGINGYLTKPVEPEVLYRTLEKALSGKRLIQPRKEE, encoded by the coding sequence ATGTCCGTGTTTACGAAAGAATCGCAGATAAACGGCCATGCAGATGCAGCAGTGATCGTGGTGCGAAAAGAAGACAATCGTATCCTCTTTTGCAGCGAAGCGGCTAAGTCACTTGTGCCGGAGGCCGGGGCGGGAAAGCTTTATGGCGGTCTTTTTGGGAAAGATGTGGAAACTCACACAGCTTCCATAGAGTGGGGAGAAGAAAAGACTCCGGCGTATGTGGTCACCGCTGTGCCCGGCAAAAAAGGCGTCATGAAGGACCGGCAGATGGTCATGGATATGACAATGGATGCCCTGCTTGGGAAAGCCTTTGATGAGATCGTCTATATGAATCTTACCAGAGATAAGATTGTAATGGTTAGGGAGAGCGGGATGTATGAGGCCGCAAGACAACAGAGCCGGGAAGGCTTTGAAAAGGAATTCCTGCGAACGCTTCATTCGGATGACCGGGACGGGTTTGCGCGTCATTTCGGACGGGAGAATCTGATCCGGGAGTTTTCCGCGGAGGACGCCGGCCCTGTTTACAGGGAGGGACGCCGCATAGGAAAGGATGGACAGTATCATTGGATATCCATGCAGGCGCTTCCGATGACGGAGGATGAGAGCGGGGACAGGATGACTGTTTTTTTGCTGTCCACCATCGATAAAAGGAAAACCTTGGAACAGGAGACCAGAATGATGACAAACAGTATGGTCTCTTTGTTCGGAGAACTGCTTCTTGTGGATATGAAAACGGGAAAATTTATTGCCAGGAAATCGGATGAGGCGATGAATTCCCTGGAGGAGCAGGAAGATTTTGCCCAGTTTAACCGAATGTATGGGGAACGTTTGGTCCATCCGGATAACCGGAAAAAATTTTTTGAGATGTTTACAATCCCAAACATGCGAAAGCAGATTGAAGAAGGGAAGAGGCAGCTGAATATGGAGCTTCGCCGACGGAATTCAGAAGGGGAATACCGCTGGTGTGAGCTCATCGGAATCGTCATGGATAACGATTTGAGCGGCGATTATAAGGTGTTTCTGACCTTCCGGGATATTGATGAGCTTAGGAAAGCACAGAGAGAGAAGAAAAATGCCGATACCCGGTTTGTCGCCGCGGTCAACAGCTTTTACGATACCATATATGAGGCGGAGCTTAATTCCGGTTATTTTCGGTTCTGGAAACAGACAGATGATATCCTATACGACAAAAGGGCCAGCGTCAACCTGGAAAAGCATGTGGAATGGTGCATCAATACGAAAATCCATCCGGATTATAAAGCGGCATATAAAGAGAAACTGGACATTCCCAGCATAAAGAAGGCATTTGAGTGCGGGGAAAAGAAAGAACTCAGCCTGGAGGTGCCGGAGCTATGTGCCGACGGCAAGTACCGCTGGTTTTCCGTTCAGGTCCAGCTTCTGTACCGGGATGAAGACGAGATCCGGATCATGGTCTATGTGAAGAACATCGATGACGCCAGAAAAGAAGAGGAAAGAAAAAACGAGGAGCTGAGAGAGGCTTTAAATCTTGCCAATCAGGCGAGCGTGGCGAAATCGGAGTTTCTATCCAGGATGTCTCACGATATACGAAGCCCCATGAATGCCATTCTGGGTATGACGGCCATTGCGGCGGAAAACTTAGAGAAGCCGGATAAGATTGCAGACTGTCTGGAAAAAATCGGGGTGTCGGCAAAATTTCTGCTGTCCCTTATCAATGATGTGCTGGATATGTCCCGGATAGAAAACGGCAAAATGGAGCTGGACCTGAAGCCGTTTGATCTGAATGGGCTGCTTGAACAGCTCACGGTGATCTGCGAGGAGCAGAGTAAGAGAAAAGAGCAGGAATTTACCGTGGAAGTCTCGCCGGATGTGGGACGCCGGTATATGGGAGATTCTCTGCGTATCCAGCAGGTCCTCATGAACCTGCTTGGAAATTCCATGAAGTATACTAAAGAAAGAGGACATATTTCTCTGCGCATTGACAGGGCCTCGGCAGAGGCAGGGCGGGAAAAGCTTGTGTTCTGTGTAAAAGACGACGGCATCGGCATGTCGAAAGAATTTAGGGAGCGTCTGTTTGAGCCGTTTGAACAGGAACATCTGGAGGGCGGACGAGTCTTTGAGGGGAGCGGGCTGGGGCTTTCCATCACCCAGAATCTGGTGCGCCTGATGAATGGGCAGATTTCTGTGGAAAGTGAGAAAGATAAAGGGAGCTGCTTTATTGTAACGGTTCCGTTGGAACGGATGGAGGATGAGACAGGAGAAATGCCTGCGCGGAAGAACAGGCCGGAACCGGAAGCCAAAGTGGATTTTTCCGGAAAACGGGTTCTTTTGGTGGAGGACAATGAGTTGAATATGGAGATTGCCAAAAGTCTTCTTGAGATGAAGAATCTGCTGGTTGAAAGTGCCTGGAACGGTGCAGAGGCCGTTTCTGTGTTCGAGCATGCACAGCCGGGATATTTCCATGCAGTCCTGATGGATATCCGGATGCCGGTGATGAGCGGCCTGGAGGCCGCCAGCCGTATTCGCAGCCTTGACCGGGCGGACGCACAGACCATACCGATAATCGCCATGACGGCCAACGCTTTCTGGCAGGAGGCGAAAAAGGCGGAGGAAGCCGGGATAAACGGTTATCTCACAAAGCCGGTGGAGCCGGAGGTGCTGTACCGCACGCTCGAAAAAGCATTGTCGGGAAAAAGGCTGATCCAGCCGAGAAAAGAGGAGTAG
- a CDS encoding DUF1858 domain-containing protein — translation MIEKNMLISELLEKDERAAAILAQAGMHCIGCAAAGGETIEEAALEHGLDPVLLVRKLNLYLNRQV, via the coding sequence ATGATTGAAAAAAATATGCTGATCAGTGAACTATTGGAAAAGGATGAGAGGGCGGCCGCTATCCTGGCCCAGGCCGGCATGCACTGTATTGGATGCGCTGCCGCCGGCGGAGAGACGATTGAAGAGGCGGCTCTGGAACATGGACTGGATCCGGTCCTGCTGGTGCGAAAGCTGAATCTGTATTTGAACCGTCAGGTATGA
- a CDS encoding branched-chain amino acid aminotransferase has protein sequence MEKKNIDWGNLGFAYMETDKRYVSNYKNGKWDEGALISDAAVTISECACVLQYAQTCFEGLKAYTTEDGHIVTFRPDLNAERMVSSAKRLEMPVFPKERFVDAVAKVVEANEAYVPPFGSGATLYLRPYMFGSNAVIGVKPADEFQFRIFCTPVGPYFKGGVKPLTIRVSDFDRAAPCGTGDIKAGLNYAMSLHAIVSAHQEGYDENMYLDPKTRTKVEETGGANFLFVTKDNKVVTPKSDSILPSITRRSLIYVAKEYLGLEVEEREVFFDEVKDFAECGLCGTAAVISPVGKIVDHGKEICLPSGMTEMGTVTKKLYDTLTGIQMGRIEAPEGWIKVIK, from the coding sequence ATGGAAAAGAAAAACATTGACTGGGGCAATCTTGGATTTGCCTACATGGAGACTGACAAGAGATATGTTTCCAATTACAAGAACGGTAAATGGGATGAGGGCGCTCTGATTTCCGATGCTGCCGTGACCATTAGCGAATGCGCCTGCGTCCTTCAGTATGCACAGACCTGCTTTGAGGGATTGAAGGCATATACGACGGAGGACGGCCATATTGTAACGTTCCGCCCTGATCTGAATGCGGAGCGCATGGTGTCTTCCGCGAAGCGTCTGGAGATGCCTGTTTTCCCGAAAGAGCGTTTTGTCGACGCGGTAGCAAAGGTAGTGGAAGCCAATGAAGCATATGTTCCTCCCTTTGGTTCCGGAGCGACTCTGTATCTGCGCCCGTATATGTTTGGAAGCAATGCCGTGATCGGTGTAAAGCCTGCGGATGAATTCCAGTTCCGTATCTTCTGCACCCCGGTGGGCCCTTATTTCAAGGGCGGTGTGAAGCCCCTGACTATCCGTGTCAGCGATTTTGACCGTGCAGCTCCTTGTGGAACAGGAGATATCAAGGCAGGCTTAAACTATGCAATGAGCTTACATGCAATCGTATCCGCCCATCAGGAAGGATACGACGAAAATATGTACTTAGACCCGAAGACCAGGACGAAGGTGGAGGAGACCGGCGGCGCGAACTTCCTGTTTGTGACGAAGGACAATAAGGTGGTCACGCCTAAGTCCGACAGTATCCTGCCTTCCATCACCCGCCGTTCCCTGATATATGTGGCGAAAGAATATCTGGGCCTGGAAGTGGAAGAGAGAGAAGTATTTTTCGATGAGGTAAAGGATTTTGCAGAGTGCGGCCTGTGCGGTACGGCCGCTGTCATTTCGCCGGTCGGAAAGATCGTGGATCACGGAAAGGAAATCTGCCTGCCCAGCGGCATGACGGAAATGGGGACTGTAACAAAGAAGCTTTACGATACGCTGACCGGTATTCAGATGGGGCGCATAGAAGCCCCGGAGGGATGGATAAAGGTCATCAAATAA
- a CDS encoding cation:proton antiporter, which produces MEQLFSLSIALLAGLLMSRAAKVFKLPAVTAYLVAGILVGPYVLGQLGITGLGFLSTEHVKQYSIFSDVALGFIAFDIGNEFRLSQLKKIGKQAAVIAFTQALAATVLVDAVMIGLHFLMPSVISLPMALVLGAIATATAPAATLMVVRQYKAKGPLTKLLLPIVALDDAIGLVVFAVSSGVARALGSGTVDIMSVLVEPLLEVVLSLLLGSLMGGLLTIAERYFESNSKRLSIVITFVIFTVALSMMKFNVGGIEIGFSSLLVCMMLGTIFCNICDFSEDMMARADKWTAPLFILFFVLSGAELELGVFQNVAIVGIGIAYIIARSGGKCLGALGGAKWMKCDRNICKYLGITLLPQAGVALGMSMSVTQTMGETGRLIRNITLFSVLIYELAGPMMTKIALMKAGEISPRPEIIKHPNQEEA; this is translated from the coding sequence ATGGAACAACTATTCAGTCTTAGCATCGCCCTGCTGGCAGGGCTCTTGATGTCACGTGCCGCGAAAGTTTTTAAGCTGCCGGCCGTGACCGCATATTTAGTCGCCGGTATTCTGGTGGGCCCTTATGTATTGGGACAGCTCGGAATCACAGGTCTTGGTTTCCTTTCGACGGAACACGTAAAACAGTATTCTATTTTCAGCGATGTTGCCCTAGGCTTCATTGCGTTTGATATCGGAAATGAATTCCGCCTGTCTCAGCTTAAGAAGATTGGGAAGCAGGCGGCGGTGATCGCTTTTACCCAGGCGTTGGCGGCTACGGTGCTGGTGGATGCCGTTATGATCGGGCTCCATTTCCTGATGCCTTCTGTGATCAGCCTGCCCATGGCCCTGGTCCTGGGGGCCATAGCCACGGCCACGGCACCGGCTGCCACGCTGATGGTGGTCCGTCAGTATAAAGCAAAGGGCCCGCTGACTAAGCTCCTGCTGCCGATCGTGGCCCTGGATGACGCCATAGGGCTTGTGGTGTTCGCTGTTTCATCCGGCGTGGCGAGGGCGCTTGGCAGCGGCACTGTGGATATCATGTCAGTGCTGGTAGAACCCCTTTTGGAGGTGGTCCTGTCCCTGCTCCTGGGTTCACTCATGGGAGGGCTCCTGACCATTGCGGAACGCTATTTTGAATCCAACAGCAAACGTCTTTCCATTGTCATCACCTTTGTGATCTTCACGGTGGCTCTGTCCATGATGAAATTCAATGTGGGCGGGATCGAGATAGGCTTTTCGTCCCTGTTAGTCTGTATGATGCTTGGAACGATCTTCTGCAATATCTGTGATTTTTCGGAGGATATGATGGCCAGGGCGGATAAGTGGACAGCGCCTCTCTTTATCCTGTTCTTCGTCTTGAGCGGGGCGGAGCTGGAGCTTGGCGTGTTCCAGAACGTGGCCATCGTCGGCATCGGCATTGCCTATATCATCGCCCGCTCCGGCGGAAAATGCCTGGGAGCCTTGGGCGGAGCAAAATGGATGAAGTGTGATAGAAATATCTGCAAATACCTGGGTATTACGCTGCTTCCGCAGGCAGGAGTGGCCCTGGGGATGTCCATGAGCGTGACTCAGACCATGGGTGAGACCGGACGCCTGATTCGGAATATCACCCTGTTTTCTGTGCTGATCTATGAACTGGCAGGACCTATGATGACGAAGATCGCCCTGATGAAGGCCGGAGAGATATCACCGAGGCCTGAGATCATTAAACATCCCAATCAGGAGGAGGCCTGA
- the nth gene encoding endonuclease III, translating to MTEKEKLQKILDKLDEIYGVEKQNFFHSEPWQLLLAIMLSAQSTDKQVDEAIPAFFERFNTVEAMADAPVEEIERYIQSVGLYKNKAKNIKKCCGQLVEQYGGAVPDTMEELLKLAGVGRKTANLFLSDAYGIPGVTVDTHVFRISRRLGWAEGKTSETVEKELKERLPKEHWIRINFQLIYHGRAVCTARKARCAECPLEEWCAKKGV from the coding sequence ATGACAGAAAAGGAAAAGCTTCAGAAGATCTTGGATAAGCTGGATGAGATTTATGGAGTGGAAAAACAGAATTTTTTTCACAGCGAGCCGTGGCAGCTTCTTCTGGCCATCATGCTGAGCGCACAGAGCACGGACAAGCAGGTAGACGAGGCGATACCGGCTTTTTTTGAACGATTTAATACGGTGGAGGCCATGGCAGATGCGCCGGTGGAGGAAATCGAGCGTTATATCCAGTCGGTGGGGCTTTATAAAAATAAGGCGAAAAATATCAAGAAATGCTGCGGTCAGCTGGTGGAGCAGTACGGGGGAGCGGTGCCGGATACCATGGAGGAGCTTTTAAAGCTGGCGGGCGTAGGGCGGAAGACCGCCAATCTGTTTTTATCGGATGCCTATGGAATTCCAGGCGTTACGGTGGATACCCATGTGTTCCGAATCTCCAGACGCCTGGGCTGGGCAGAGGGAAAGACGTCGGAGACAGTGGAAAAAGAACTGAAGGAACGTCTTCCCAAGGAGCATTGGATACGGATCAACTTCCAGCTCATCTATCATGGGCGGGCCGTTTGTACCGCCAGGAAGGCACGCTGTGCCGAGTGCCCTTTGGAAGAATGGTGTGCCAAAAAAGGCGTGTAG
- a CDS encoding C40 family peptidase — protein MRKRTGFAMILLAALLVGAALPARAETGYCAAFDKFLVSAGECVNVRTEPKMDAEIIAEVYPGQILECNQVTEGEAENESGTKLWCQISLPEGTAGYVKYDYFLHGDALQEYLMATGRVYADIGQDTRAAVYATTEMRYGQEQEGPTGSLWNVASVWDGLLELDGLGFVRGEDCRLTVVTEEEKAAREAAGLAEDAPDFMTQLAEQNEIDRMEHPELFSLWSAVTPETTGLRAAVVAKAQSHAGLSYVWGGTDLGSGVDCSGLTMSVYAEFGVSIGRTTRQQAAGGREVAAADMQPGDLAFYADENGMIYHVVMYVGGGMCVHARDEAHGVVIEPIPGNYCKVVSYI, from the coding sequence ATGAGAAAGAGAACAGGATTTGCGATGATTCTTCTTGCGGCGCTGCTTGTGGGAGCAGCTCTGCCGGCAAGGGCGGAAACTGGATACTGCGCGGCATTTGACAAGTTTTTGGTGTCGGCCGGCGAGTGTGTGAACGTGAGAACAGAGCCGAAGATGGACGCGGAGATTATCGCAGAGGTTTATCCGGGACAGATATTGGAATGTAACCAGGTGACGGAAGGAGAAGCAGAGAACGAGTCGGGGACAAAGCTCTGGTGCCAGATCAGCCTGCCGGAAGGAACGGCCGGGTATGTTAAATATGATTATTTCCTCCACGGTGATGCGCTGCAGGAATATTTGATGGCCACCGGAAGAGTATATGCGGATATCGGGCAGGATACCAGGGCCGCGGTCTATGCCACTACGGAGATGCGGTATGGACAGGAACAGGAGGGCCCCACCGGCTCTCTCTGGAATGTGGCATCGGTCTGGGACGGACTTTTGGAGTTGGATGGTCTGGGATTTGTAAGGGGAGAAGACTGCCGGCTTACAGTCGTTACGGAAGAAGAAAAGGCTGCCAGGGAAGCCGCAGGCCTGGCGGAAGACGCGCCGGATTTCATGACACAGCTGGCGGAACAGAATGAAATTGACAGAATGGAGCATCCGGAACTGTTTTCTCTTTGGTCTGCCGTCACTCCGGAGACGACGGGGCTTCGGGCGGCGGTGGTGGCTAAAGCCCAGAGTCACGCAGGCCTTTCCTATGTTTGGGGCGGGACAGATTTGGGAAGCGGTGTTGACTGCTCCGGCCTTACCATGAGCGTATATGCGGAATTTGGCGTATCCATAGGCCGGACCACCCGTCAGCAGGCGGCCGGAGGACGAGAAGTGGCGGCAGCCGATATGCAGCCTGGCGATCTGGCTTTTTATGCCGATGAAAATGGTATGATCTACCATGTGGTGATGTATGTGGGCGGGGGCATGTGTGTGCACGCCCGGGATGAGGCCCACGGGGTGGTAATCGAACCGATTCCCGGAAATTATTGTAAGGTTGTCTCATATATTTAG
- a CDS encoding cation diffusion facilitator family transporter — protein MIHEEDSKDKKIAVRVSVISIAVNLILSVFKLIAGIAAYSGAMISDAVHSASDVFSTVIVIIGISVSRKKSDKEHPYGHERLECVASVILAVILFATGAGIGIRGIQKIVSGSAEAMRIPGMLALTAAVLSVVVKEWMYWYTRSAAKKINSGALMADAWHHRSDALSSIGSFAGILGARMGFPVMDPLASVIICVFILKAALNIFRDAVNKMVDKSCDEATVQSMRNVALNSQGVVEIDDIRTRMFGAKAYVDIEIAADENLTLKDSHEIAESVHGSIERQFPEVKHCMVHVNPISVEEKTQYS, from the coding sequence ATGATTCATGAAGAAGATTCCAAGGATAAAAAGATAGCCGTACGAGTATCCGTTATCAGCATCGCAGTGAACTTGATTTTATCAGTATTTAAACTGATTGCGGGAATTGCAGCATATTCCGGGGCTATGATCTCCGACGCGGTACATTCGGCATCCGATGTTTTCAGCACGGTGATTGTCATAATCGGTATATCCGTATCCAGAAAAAAATCAGATAAGGAACATCCATATGGTCACGAACGTCTGGAATGTGTAGCCTCGGTCATTTTGGCCGTGATCTTGTTCGCCACCGGCGCCGGCATTGGAATCAGAGGGATACAAAAGATCGTGTCCGGAAGTGCAGAAGCTATGCGGATACCCGGCATGCTGGCGCTGACAGCCGCAGTGTTGTCCGTAGTGGTGAAGGAATGGATGTATTGGTATACGAGGTCTGCCGCGAAGAAGATTAATTCCGGGGCGCTGATGGCAGACGCCTGGCACCATCGTTCAGACGCTCTTTCTTCCATTGGTTCCTTTGCCGGAATTTTAGGAGCTCGGATGGGATTCCCGGTGATGGATCCGCTGGCCAGCGTAATTATTTGTGTATTCATCCTTAAGGCGGCTTTGAACATCTTTAGAGATGCCGTCAATAAAATGGTTGATAAGTCATGTGACGAGGCGACAGTCCAGAGTATGAGGAACGTAGCCTTAAACAGCCAGGGAGTCGTGGAAATAGACGACATCCGCACCCGAATGTTTGGGGCAAAGGCATACGTTGACATAGAGATAGCCGCGGATGAGAATCTGACTCTGAAGGATTCCCATGAAATCGCGGAAAGCGTTCATGGCTCCATTGAAAGACAGTTTCCGGAGGTGAAACACTGCATGGTGCATGTAAATCCCATTTCCGTAGAGGAGAAGACACAGTACAGTTAG
- a CDS encoding rubrerythrin family protein codes for MGFKDCTTYENLKKAYEGELKASAKYRIFGRKARKDGYQQIGNIFEETSWNEMAHAEIWLKLLEGGKIPDTLENLENSCRGESREWRSMYLKFAVTAEEEGYSDIARLFREVAEIERHHDYRFDGLAENIRDNEAFCKRKDAVWVCLNCGYIHYGACAPEICPVCGCPKGCYQINCENY; via the coding sequence ATGGGCTTTAAAGACTGTACGACGTACGAGAATCTTAAGAAAGCGTATGAAGGAGAACTGAAGGCCAGCGCAAAATACCGGATATTTGGAAGAAAAGCCAGAAAAGACGGTTATCAGCAGATAGGAAATATTTTTGAGGAAACTTCATGGAATGAAATGGCCCATGCGGAAATATGGCTGAAGCTGCTGGAGGGAGGGAAGATCCCCGATACTCTGGAAAACCTGGAAAATTCCTGCAGAGGAGAGAGCCGGGAATGGCGCAGTATGTATCTGAAATTTGCCGTCACGGCGGAAGAAGAGGGATATTCAGATATTGCCAGGCTGTTTCGGGAGGTGGCAGAAATCGAAAGGCACCATGACTATCGGTTTGATGGACTGGCCGAGAATATAAGAGATAATGAGGCGTTCTGTAAACGAAAGGACGCGGTATGGGTGTGCCTAAACTGCGGATATATCCATTATGGAGCGTGTGCGCCGGAGATCTGTCCCGTATGCGGATGCCCGAAGGGCTGTTATCAGATAAACTGTGAAAATTATTGA
- a CDS encoding uracil-DNA glycosylase: MYSYEELKHFVEHCSRCPLSATRNKSVMGRGNFHSSVMFIAEAPGYQEDRDGIPFTGPSGKIFDELLASVGMGRDEIYLTNVVKCHPPRNRDPEPDEQEACIPYLKYETLLIRPKVIVCLGRIAAQRIIRPDFRITREHGQFLYRKNTWLTAVYHPSAILRDDTKMAETKEDFKAIREKLCTERIFERI, from the coding sequence ATGTATAGCTATGAAGAACTAAAACATTTTGTGGAGCATTGTTCGCGGTGCCCGCTGTCCGCCACCAGAAACAAATCTGTAATGGGAAGAGGAAATTTCCATTCTTCCGTTATGTTTATTGCGGAGGCTCCCGGATATCAGGAGGACAGGGACGGAATTCCGTTTACAGGCCCCTCAGGAAAAATATTTGATGAGCTTTTGGCCTCAGTAGGGATGGGACGGGATGAAATTTATCTGACCAATGTGGTGAAGTGCCATCCTCCCAGGAACCGGGATCCAGAACCGGATGAGCAGGAGGCATGTATTCCCTATTTAAAATATGAAACGCTTTTGATACGGCCGAAGGTTATTGTCTGCCTGGGCAGGATCGCAGCGCAGAGGATCATCCGCCCGGACTTTCGGATCACCAGAGAACACGGACAGTTTCTTTACCGGAAAAATACCTGGCTGACAGCCGTGTATCATCCGTCCGCGATTTTAAGGGATGATACGAAAATGGCAGAGACGAAAGAGGATTTTAAAGCGATTCGAGAAAAGCTCTGTACGGAAAGAATTTTTGAAAGAATCTGA
- a CDS encoding MFS transporter, whose translation MMLQNRGWKKTFFIIAFGQAVSLIGSSAVQFALIWWLAERTSSPVMMGLAGIVAFLPMTFLSPFAGVAADRYNRKAISIISDMSMGILALLYAAVLYFMDIPIWTVLAVLCARGVGNTFQQPAIQSIIPQLVPSEQLIKANGWTQLMTSGSFILGPVIGAALYAAAPMYVILLTDVIGAAFASGALALVKVPRLQHKETEKAGFLTQFKEGIGVYRGDRKLFMLVTAQALCMFFFAPLSTFYPLMTSSFFKLSAFHGSVVEMGFAAGMMVTALLFGSVLKVKHKIGVSYAGLFGIGITSAVCGLVPPVFTGWIIFTVTCSFMGAFGNVHTIPMTAYMQETIAPEKMGRAFSLLGLIGSLAMPAGLLVGSPIAEKIGVHAWFFISGVGILLITGVIVGINWIRRL comes from the coding sequence ATGATGTTGCAAAACAGAGGATGGAAAAAGACATTTTTTATCATTGCATTTGGGCAGGCGGTTTCCCTGATCGGAAGCTCAGCAGTCCAATTTGCATTGATCTGGTGGCTGGCAGAGAGGACCTCTTCGCCTGTCATGATGGGGCTGGCGGGGATCGTAGCGTTCCTTCCAATGACGTTTTTGAGCCCCTTTGCGGGAGTGGCCGCGGACCGCTATAATCGAAAAGCCATAAGTATCATATCGGATATGTCCATGGGAATACTGGCTCTTTTGTACGCGGCGGTGCTTTATTTTATGGACATTCCCATATGGACCGTACTGGCAGTCTTATGTGCGCGGGGCGTTGGAAATACCTTTCAGCAGCCGGCTATACAATCCATAATCCCGCAGCTGGTGCCGTCCGAACAGCTGATAAAGGCAAACGGCTGGACCCAGCTCATGACCTCGGGTTCATTTATCCTGGGGCCTGTGATCGGGGCAGCTTTGTATGCCGCAGCGCCGATGTATGTGATCTTGCTCACAGATGTGATCGGAGCGGCATTTGCCAGCGGAGCGCTGGCACTCGTCAAAGTGCCGAGGCTCCAGCATAAAGAAACGGAAAAGGCGGGCTTCCTGACACAATTCAAGGAAGGGATAGGAGTATACCGGGGGGACAGGAAACTGTTCATGCTGGTAACAGCACAGGCTCTGTGCATGTTCTTCTTTGCGCCGCTGTCTACCTTTTATCCTCTGATGACGAGCAGCTTTTTTAAGCTGTCCGCTTTCCACGGAAGCGTTGTGGAGATGGGTTTTGCGGCGGGGATGATGGTGACGGCGCTGTTGTTTGGAAGTGTGCTGAAGGTCAAACATAAGATTGGAGTATCCTATGCCGGGCTGTTTGGTATAGGAATTACTTCTGCAGTATGCGGGCTCGTTCCTCCGGTTTTCACCGGATGGATTATATTTACCGTGACGTGTTCCTTTATGGGTGCATTCGGGAATGTGCATACCATACCGATGACGGCATATATGCAGGAGACCATAGCGCCGGAAAAAATGGGGAGAGCGTTCTCTCTGCTCGGACTGATTGGGTCTTTGGCCATGCCGGCCGGCCTTTTGGTGGGAAGCCCGATAGCAGAAAAGATAGGGGTACACGCCTGGTTCTTCATTTCAGGCGTGGGGATACTTTTGATCACAGGAGTAATCGTTGGCATCAACTGGATCCGCCGGCTTTGA